Within the Pseudomonadota bacterium genome, the region CACATCTGCAATGGTTGGCTCATCCCCACAAAGATAACGACTGCCAGCAAGTCTAGCGTCAAGAATGCCGGCTAATTTATGAAAATTAGGTTCTTCCGCATCGAGAATAGACTGATCAGTTTCACCGCCTAACAACGGTTTCACACAATTCTCAACCACATATTTGTAACAAGATGGGAACCATGCGCTGCTCTCCCACAATAACCAACGGTTAACATCAGCTCGGGTTTTCAATTCCGTTGGGTAAGCAGAAGCATTGCCTAGTTTATCCGCCGCATACTGCAATATCGCATTGGACTCCCAAAGCGTAAAATCGCCATCACGAAGCGCTGGAACTGAAGCATTCGGATTGATCGCGACATACTCCGGGCTCTGCTGTTTCGCCTGAAAATAATCAATTTTTGTGACTGTGTAATCGACCCCAATCAGCTTAAACCCGGCTAAGGCTTTGCGACTGTTGATGGTGATTGGATCCAGTAATAGTTCCATCGGTACTCCTCCTTGAATTTATTATTATCTTTTACCTTTATTAGGCTTATCTAATTCGTTGCGCCACCAAAAACCCAGGCGAACTAAAGAATACCATCGATTAATCAGGCAGTGTGGATCGAACTGAGTGGCAAGCGACGCGCTCATGCACAACGCAGACTAGGGATCTCGAGGGGAGGAAGTGGACTGAAAGTGCACTGGTAGGCGCGATTGGATTCGAACCAACGACCCCCACCATGTCAAGGTGGTGCTCTAACCAACTGAGCTACGCGCCTGAAGGAAGCGGGATTCTAGCACTAAAACCAATGATGTCAAAGAATGGTCAAACCAACACGCTCATCCTTCAACGTTCGCAGAAATCAAGAATCAAGACTTAATTTGCCGTCGTCTAATCGATAGGTTTGATGCATCTTTGCCGCTAATGCCGTGTCATGGGTAACAACCACAACGCTCGCCCCCAACTCTTCATTAATCTGAAACATCAAATCCATAAATCCTGCAGCGCTTGATTTATCTAAGTTCCCTGTCGGCTCATCGGCCAACAAACACGCAGGGCCTGTGACAAGTGCCCGCGCAATTGCGACACGCTGGCGTTCTCCGCCCGAGAGCTCGGTCGGTTGATGTCCCATACGATGCGCCAAACCAACCCGCCTCAGCATTTCTGACGCCTTAGCCTCAGCATCTGCGACACTATCCCGACGCATGAGTAGCGGCATGGCTACGTTTTCCAATGCCGTAAACTCAAGTAATAAATGGTGGAATTGATAAACGAAGCCAATAGATCGATTTCTAACCTCGCAAATACCCACTTCGGATAAGGAAGAGAACGATTCATTATTAACTTTTACTTCTCCACGAGTGGGTTTATCTAAGCCCCCTAGAATGTGGAGCAAAGTACTTTTACCGCACCCTGACGAACCGACAATAGCCGTTATATCTCCGGCATATACATTTAAAGAGACTCCTTTAAGGATCTCGATTGGAACACCTCCGATAAAACCATAGTCTTTCTCAACGTCAACGGCAGATAAGACGCAATTTTTACCTTGGTTGGGATTATTCATAACGCAACGCCTCAGACGGATTAATCTTAGCTGCTCGCAAGCTTGGATAGATCGTAGCCAGCATGGTTAAACCAAGAGACAAGAGACCAATCCAAATGACGTCATTTGCCTGCAACTCTGAGGGAATATCTGAAATGTAATACACATCTTTCGCCAAAAACTGAACCCCGAAAACAGATTCGATGGCAGGAACAATCACATCGATATTAACCGCCACAAGCAAACCAAAACTCAAACCCAACAACGTCCCAATAAACCCAATCAGAGATCCTTGGATAAAGAAGATCTTCATAATTTGTGAGGGAAGCGCCCCTAAGGTTCGAAGTATTGCAATATCTGTCCGCTTATCGGTAACCACCATCACTAGAGTAGAAACAATATTGAACGCCGCAACTGCAACAATAAGTAAAAGGATAATCGACATCACTCGTTTCTCGATTTGTATCGCTCGAAAAAAAGTGGCATGGCTTCTCGTCCAATCGGAAATAAAAATATCGGGGGGCAATAACGACGCCAAATTGGATGCGACGCGTGGCGCCTCAAATAGATCAGTGAGTTTCAGCCTCAAGCCAGACACAGAGTTTCCAAGCATCAAAAGTTTTTGTGCGTCAGCCATGTGGATCATCGCCAGTGCCGCGTCGTATTCGTAGTTTTTGACTTCAAAAATACCGCTCACTAAGAATTGTCTTAGCCTGGGCATCACACCAGCAGGTGTTACGTGCCCCTGAGGCGTAATCAAAACCACCCGATCACCAACCCCTACCCCTAAAGAGCGTGCCAGATCAATGCCGAGAACAACATTAAACTGACCTGCCTCCAAAGTATCCAGCGATCCCTCGACCATATGATCAGAGACATCGGAGACATTCTTTTCAAAATGTGGCAAGACCCCGCGAATCAGTGTGCCGTGCGATCTTCGACCAAAAGTCAAAAGCCCTTCACCCGATACAAAAGGTGCAGATCCAATCACTCCGTCTTGTTTTTTGGTTTGCTCGGCGATGCTTTCCCAATTTTCAAATTGGCCGTGGCTACCCATCAACTGAACATGCGACACCACTCCTAAGATCGTAGCCCGCAATTCCTTTTGAAAGCCGTTCATAACGGAGAGGACAACAATAAGCGCCGCAACACCTAGCGCGATACCGATCATCGACGTAGCCGATATGAATGAAATGAAGTGGTTCTTGCGCTTAGCTTTTGTATAGCGTAATCCAACAAAAAGCTCGAAAGGTTTAAACATGAAGGTTCACTGAAATAATGAGTGTCTAATTATATCGCGACCCCATACATTTGATTCGACCGATAGGTATGGGAGAATGCATCTTATTACAATACTGAAAGTTATATTACCCGTGAATACCCTTTCCCTGACAATATCGAGCCCTTCTGGCCGAGATG harbors:
- a CDS encoding lipoprotein-releasing ABC transporter permease subunit; the protein is MFKPFELFVGLRYTKAKRKNHFISFISATSMIGIALGVAALIVVLSVMNGFQKELRATILGVVSHVQLMGSHGQFENWESIAEQTKKQDGVIGSAPFVSGEGLLTFGRRSHGTLIRGVLPHFEKNVSDVSDHMVEGSLDTLEAGQFNVVLGIDLARSLGVGVGDRVVLITPQGHVTPAGVMPRLRQFLVSGIFEVKNYEYDAALAMIHMADAQKLLMLGNSVSGLRLKLTDLFEAPRVASNLASLLPPDIFISDWTRSHATFFRAIQIEKRVMSIILLLIVAVAAFNIVSTLVMVVTDKRTDIAILRTLGALPSQIMKIFFIQGSLIGFIGTLLGLSFGLLVAVNIDVIVPAIESVFGVQFLAKDVYYISDIPSELQANDVIWIGLLSLGLTMLATIYPSLRAAKINPSEALRYE
- a CDS encoding ATP-binding cassette domain-containing protein — its product is MNNPNQGKNCVLSAVDVEKDYGFIGGVPIEILKGVSLNVYAGDITAIVGSSGCGKSTLLHILGGLDKPTRGEVKVNNESFSSLSEVGICEVRNRSIGFVYQFHHLLLEFTALENVAMPLLMRRDSVADAEAKASEMLRRVGLAHRMGHQPTELSGGERQRVAIARALVTGPACLLADEPTGNLDKSSAAGFMDLMFQINEELGASVVVVTHDTALAAKMHQTYRLDDGKLSLDS
- a CDS encoding glutathione S-transferase family protein; the protein is MELLLDPITINSRKALAGFKLIGVDYTVTKIDYFQAKQQSPEYVAINPNASVPALRDGDFTLWESNAILQYAADKLGNASAYPTELKTRADVNRWLLWESSAWFPSCYKYVVENCVKPLLGGETDQSILDAEEPNFHKLAGILDARLAGSRYLCGDEPTIADV